In Mytilus edulis chromosome 7, xbMytEdul2.2, whole genome shotgun sequence, a single genomic region encodes these proteins:
- the LOC139483487 gene encoding uncharacterized protein, with protein MIRPLFEIRRAYKNGKKDYNDNEEQQKDNRESEYGESDSTESYDLNEEVGDESKDFIDDEDKDFIDDGDEDLIDDEDEDFIDDEEASSENEKEDFSDDEDN; from the exons atgatacgcccgttgtttGAAatacgacgggcgtataaaaatggcaaaaaagactacaatgacaatgaggagcagcaaAAAGATAACAGGGAAAGCGAATatggtgaaagtgactctactgaaagttatgatctaaatgaggaagtaggtgatgaaagtaaggatttcattgatgatgaagataaagatttcattgatgatggAGATGAGGATCTCATTGATGATGAGGATgaggatttcattgatgatgaggaggcctcttctgagaatgaaaaagaggatttttctgatgatgaggaca actag
- the LOC139483488 gene encoding probable serine/threonine-protein kinase roco4: MDGVYNKVLMTSREGKEPNPNKKLDQPQASDISPSRSKYDDMDNPGLQQQSQAISWPLPSNTSSNISNQTSASLTLSPQSSSVVPLSRYQLKQKMKAKMTKDEIRKQMEKVLKSGKYKMKVGRLIFWDFGGQYVYYTTHQTFMTYRALFLVVFDGSKGLHEQVPDVLCFPGQHMIPTPAVFLQHWVNCILTYCKAVYTGIPKILFVATHKDRVPKEDIETRRTELYSGVEELFKDHEGRAHLVINNKIFVNATDNTDPEINVLKKAITDLTFQHPCWGESMPNASVPLELEIANLVANGNQILSLLEVEELNAISKVSVLSKEELSDFLHFQHSLGKMINFDTPQLRGYVIISPLLLVEVMRSFVTGTILYNINMYTPWSLNTARCP; encoded by the exons ATGGACGGTGTATACAATAAGGTATTAATGACATCAAGAGAAGGAAAGGAACCCAATCCAAACAAAAAGTTAGACCAACCACAAGCATCAGATATTAGTCCTTCTAGAAGTAAATATGATGACATGGATAATCCAGGTCTTCAACAGCAGTCACAAGCTATTTCATGGCCTCTACCATCAAACACATCAAGTAATATCTCCAACCAAACTTCAGCATCCCTGACGTTATCACCTCAGTCGTCCTCCGTTGTACCTCTATCAAGATATCAGCTGAAACAGAAAATGAAAGCAAAGATGACTAAAGATGAAATCAGAAAGCAAATGGAAAAAGTCCTTAAAAGtggaaaatacaaaatgaaagttGGAAGACTCATCTTCTGGGATTTTGGTGGACAGTATGTCTATTATACAACACACCAGACCTTCATGACTTACAGAGCTTTGTTTCTGGTTGTATTTGATGGAAGCAAAGGATTACATGAACAGGTTCCTGATGTATTGTGTTTTCCTGGGCAGCATATGATACCAACCCCAGCAG tatttttaCAACACTGGGTCAACTGTATCCTTACTTATTGTAAAGCAGTATATACAGGAATTCCTAAGATTTTATTTGTTGCAACTCATAAAGACAGAGTACCAAAG GAGGATATTGAAACACGGCGTACAGAGTTATATAGCGGAGTAGAAGAGTTATTCAAAGACCACGAAGGACGAGCGCATCTGGttatcaacaacaaaatatttgtcaatgccACAGACAACACAGATCCAGAGATCAATGTCCTAAAGAAAGCAATCACAGATCTTACCTTTCAACATCCATGTTGGGGAGAGTCAATGCCCAATGCCTCTGTTCCTCTTGAACTTGAGATTGCTAACCTGGTAGCAAACGGGAATCAAATATTGTCATTGTTGGAAGTTGAAGAATTAAATGCCATCAGCAAGGTGTCCGTCTTGTCAAAGGAAGAGCTCAGTGATTTCCTTCACTTCCAGCACTCACTTGGAAAGATGATCAATTTTGATACCCCACAGTTGAGAGGTTATGTGATCATAAGTCCGCTACTTCTGGTCGAAGTTATGAGATCGTTTGTTACAGGTACTATCTTATATAATATCAACATGTATACTCCGTGGTCATTAAACACTGCCCGATGCCCATAG